From the Nitrobacter hamburgensis X14 genome, one window contains:
- a CDS encoding class I SAM-dependent methyltransferase, with product MIQTSLRELFSNIRKSSDKWELYLDVYEGLFAPFRGRPISILEIGIQNGGFTEVLAAYFPNAVKIVGCDIDEKCGSLVASDPRISVVIGDAIDAGTAGRIKEISDSFDIVIDDGSHRSKDIIAAFCRYFPLLREDGVFIAEDLHCSYWHEYEGGLAHQFSSISFFKLLSDVVNYEHWGLSYPRTRLLSDMFQHHSCEISDDVLETIFSVTFCNSMSIVRKKAASAVLLGERVIGGTEFAVADNAPHNHSHAARNDQRGNPFSDLDLITNKHVFGLFVALLNANSKLSVDHARLAEQLQAVSFGIAESQQNQQSWIVEPLASLSSNLETAQGNNHKEIVERLALLTSDVETIKQKNTFFDWLRVKIGSGS from the coding sequence ATGATTCAAACGTCGCTGCGCGAACTTTTCTCCAACATCCGAAAATCCTCCGACAAATGGGAGCTCTATCTTGACGTCTATGAGGGCCTATTCGCTCCTTTCCGCGGACGGCCCATTTCAATTCTCGAGATCGGAATCCAGAATGGCGGGTTCACTGAGGTGCTTGCCGCTTATTTCCCGAATGCGGTGAAGATCGTTGGATGCGACATCGACGAGAAATGCGGTTCTCTGGTGGCCTCGGATCCGCGCATTTCGGTGGTGATCGGCGATGCGATTGACGCTGGCACGGCTGGCCGCATCAAGGAAATATCTGACAGCTTCGATATCGTGATCGATGATGGCTCACATAGATCGAAAGATATCATTGCTGCGTTCTGTCGCTATTTTCCGCTCCTGCGGGAGGACGGCGTCTTCATCGCCGAGGACCTGCACTGCAGCTACTGGCACGAATACGAGGGAGGGCTCGCGCATCAGTTTTCGTCCATAAGCTTCTTCAAGCTCCTCAGCGACGTCGTCAACTACGAACATTGGGGCCTCTCTTACCCTCGGACGCGCCTACTGTCGGATATGTTTCAGCATCATAGCTGCGAGATCAGTGATGACGTACTCGAGACGATCTTTTCCGTGACGTTCTGCAATTCGATGAGCATAGTACGGAAGAAGGCCGCATCTGCTGTCCTCCTTGGAGAGCGTGTCATAGGCGGAACCGAGTTCGCTGTGGCGGACAATGCGCCCCACAATCATAGCCATGCGGCGCGCAACGACCAGCGGGGCAATCCGTTCTCCGATCTCGATCTTATTACTAACAAGCATGTCTTTGGCCTTTTTGTCGCTCTCTTGAACGCAAACTCCAAACTTTCCGTCGATCACGCGAGACTGGCCGAGCAATTGCAGGCCGTGAGTTTCGGTATCGCAGAATCGCAACAGAATCAGCAGAGCTGGATTGTCGAGCCTCTCGCAAGCTTGAGCTCCAATCTTGAAACCGCACAGGGGAACAATCACAAGGAGATAGTTGAAAGGCTCGCGCTCCTAACTTCAGACGTGGAAACAATAAAGCAGAAGAATACCTTCTTTGATTGGCTTCGAGTTAAGATCGGCAGCGGTAGCTGA
- a CDS encoding glycosyltransferase family 4 protein has protein sequence MKLALDGYALRFPRTGIVNYNFAVARGYRERLAHDDFRILVGDRNVTAEEIRAFLEAGDIVPIFEGHNETLIEKIRRKFSGNSFRNYMPGLGSAIRTATRGFDVYHCTDWFFEPSPRAKLNVITCFDFTTTLFPQFHENLNITKERMKLDRLNDYDFVFCISEATRDDLLRLTSIDPARVIVNYIDADPIFGQRNYAPREAITSKYNIPDERRYVLSVSTIEPRKNFRQVLDAFGRFIKNNPDSPHVLVCTGMWGWKNDELNQYLAQCDFSDRVIFTGFIELSDLPSLYHHADCFLYLSLYEGFGLPILESMKSGCPVICSNTSSMPEVIGEAGILVSPSDTECTAAAIAMATEDRRRADKMRADGAARSSLFSWERHLDCLMQVYKQAL, from the coding sequence ATGAAGCTCGCACTCGACGGCTACGCACTCCGCTTCCCGCGCACCGGAATCGTCAACTACAATTTCGCGGTAGCGCGCGGGTATCGGGAGCGCCTAGCACATGACGATTTCCGGATCCTCGTGGGGGATCGCAACGTTACAGCCGAGGAGATCAGAGCTTTTCTGGAAGCCGGCGACATCGTTCCGATCTTTGAGGGGCACAACGAAACACTGATCGAGAAAATTCGGCGCAAGTTTTCCGGGAATTCGTTTCGCAACTATATGCCGGGTCTTGGATCCGCAATCAGAACCGCAACACGCGGTTTCGACGTCTATCACTGCACGGATTGGTTCTTTGAGCCGTCGCCGCGCGCCAAGCTTAACGTGATTACTTGTTTCGATTTTACCACAACACTATTCCCTCAGTTTCACGAAAACCTCAATATTACCAAAGAACGCATGAAGCTCGATCGGCTTAACGATTATGACTTCGTGTTCTGTATCTCAGAAGCAACCCGCGACGACCTGCTTCGGTTGACGTCGATTGATCCCGCGAGAGTCATAGTAAACTATATTGATGCCGACCCCATCTTTGGTCAGAGAAACTACGCACCACGAGAAGCAATTACCTCAAAATACAATATTCCGGACGAACGCCGCTATGTTCTGTCCGTCTCGACGATTGAGCCACGGAAAAACTTCCGTCAGGTTCTCGATGCCTTTGGACGATTCATAAAAAACAACCCTGACAGCCCTCACGTGCTTGTTTGCACCGGGATGTGGGGCTGGAAGAACGATGAATTGAATCAATATCTTGCCCAATGTGACTTTTCAGATCGAGTTATATTTACCGGATTCATCGAATTATCTGACCTTCCGTCACTTTACCATCACGCAGATTGCTTTCTTTATCTCTCGCTTTACGAAGGATTTGGCCTTCCCATTCTGGAATCGATGAAGTCCGGCTGCCCGGTGATCTGCTCGAACACCTCATCGATGCCAGAGGTCATCGGTGAAGCCGGAATTCTAGTGTCGCCGTCAGACACTGAGTGTACCGCCGCAGCTATCGCGATGGCGACAGAAGACCGGCGTAGGGCAGATAAGATGCGCGCCGATGGCGCAGCGCGAAGCTCGCTCTTTTCATGGGAACGGCACCTTGATTGTTTAATGCAAGTCTATAAGCAGGCCCTGTAG
- a CDS encoding glycosyltransferase family 4 protein: protein MATALKIGFVTERLLLGFGVDLVVHQYASFLAGRGYDVKVYCLRHDTSVERPYKVVDLSKPEVLTPANSMSRYILNFATFFNSQNIDVWIVNTSPFYDVMPLLLQPAIAIEYGAPPSRFFSPEIGRNLDASVAYRFQHVFTRLRAQDQILCISRSIQNWLPNCVHPSSEIHYLGCDHYARPTTEQVLEFRRSLKFDDGVIVLWVGRVQIENDEQPYKGFVDFVELAERAIKAERSLCFVVVGRGGEAEEHFLRIRGIIPRLNLPDNQMGAAFASSDLFVSTSLWEGFNLPLLEAQWQGTPVLAYRHGPHPEVVCDGVTGILVDNRKDMFEALLTLARDANKRESLASKTRAFAADFSWGKSARGLEEAILRAASVAARCKANRSAIDSSRVRKRLFVLQDTYARFGLRFLVKRIVLFVRTCLVRALKRGGKK from the coding sequence ATGGCGACAGCGCTGAAAATTGGCTTTGTAACGGAACGATTGCTGCTTGGCTTCGGCGTCGATTTGGTTGTCCATCAGTATGCCTCATTTCTGGCCGGTCGCGGATATGACGTCAAAGTCTATTGCCTGAGGCACGACACGTCAGTCGAACGACCTTACAAAGTCGTTGATCTCTCGAAGCCTGAGGTTCTGACACCCGCAAATTCGATGTCTCGCTATATCTTGAATTTCGCGACTTTCTTCAACAGCCAGAATATCGATGTCTGGATTGTCAACACTTCGCCTTTCTATGACGTCATGCCATTACTCCTTCAGCCTGCAATCGCGATCGAGTACGGTGCCCCACCATCTCGATTCTTTAGCCCTGAGATCGGTCGGAACCTCGATGCATCGGTCGCATACCGCTTTCAACATGTTTTCACGCGACTTCGCGCTCAAGACCAAATCTTGTGTATATCCCGCAGCATCCAGAATTGGCTACCTAACTGCGTTCACCCATCTTCCGAAATTCACTATCTCGGCTGCGATCACTACGCTCGCCCCACGACCGAACAGGTGTTGGAATTCCGCAGGAGCCTGAAGTTCGATGATGGCGTGATAGTCCTGTGGGTAGGTCGAGTGCAGATTGAGAACGACGAGCAACCATACAAGGGGTTTGTCGATTTCGTGGAACTCGCGGAACGAGCGATTAAGGCGGAGCGCAGCCTTTGCTTCGTCGTGGTGGGCCGGGGCGGTGAAGCGGAAGAGCACTTCCTGCGCATCCGAGGCATTATCCCGCGTCTCAATTTGCCGGATAACCAGATGGGAGCGGCCTTCGCCAGTAGCGATCTGTTCGTGAGCACCTCGCTGTGGGAAGGCTTCAACCTTCCGCTACTCGAAGCACAGTGGCAGGGAACGCCGGTGCTCGCATATCGGCACGGCCCGCACCCGGAGGTCGTTTGCGACGGCGTGACCGGGATTCTAGTCGATAATCGAAAGGATATGTTCGAGGCGCTACTGACGCTGGCACGCGATGCCAACAAGCGGGAAAGCCTCGCCTCGAAGACCCGCGCCTTCGCGGCAGACTTTTCTTGGGGGAAAAGTGCGAGGGGGCTGGAAGAAGCCATCCTGCGCGCTGCATCGGTGGCGGCAAGGTGCAAGGCCAACCGTTCCGCAATCGATTCCAGCCGCGTTCGAAAGCGGCTTTTCGTGCTCCAGGATACTTATGCCCGCTTCGGACTTCGCTTTCTCGTCAAACGGATCGTGCTGTTTGTTCGCACCTGCCTTGTGCGCGCGCTCAAGCGCGGAGGCAAGAAATGA
- the rfbF gene encoding glucose-1-phosphate cytidylyltransferase codes for MKAVILAGGFGTRISEESHLRPKPMIEIGGKPILWHIMKMYSRHGINDFVICLGYKGYVIKEYFSNYFLHMSDVTFRMQSNQIDIHQHSVEPWNVTLVDTGEKSMTGGRLKRVAPYLADGTFCFTYGDGVSDIDITALIAHHRAAGRKATVTAVQPPGRYGALVIDDGAVKQFQEKPAGDGTWINGGFFVLELAAIDYIDSDLTVWEQEPLRRLAHENQLSAYQHTGFWQPMDTLREKSLLEDLWGSGKAPWKSW; via the coding sequence ATGAAGGCAGTAATTCTGGCGGGCGGTTTTGGTACGCGTATCAGCGAGGAATCGCACTTGCGGCCAAAGCCGATGATCGAGATCGGTGGCAAGCCGATCCTGTGGCACATTATGAAGATGTATTCCCGCCACGGGATCAATGATTTCGTGATCTGTCTCGGCTACAAGGGCTACGTCATCAAGGAGTATTTCTCGAATTACTTCTTGCACATGTCGGATGTCACATTCCGGATGCAGTCGAACCAGATCGACATCCACCAGCACAGCGTCGAACCGTGGAATGTCACACTCGTCGACACCGGCGAGAAGTCGATGACGGGCGGCCGCCTGAAACGCGTCGCCCCCTATCTCGCTGACGGCACATTCTGCTTCACCTATGGCGACGGGGTTTCCGATATCGACATCACGGCGCTTATTGCACATCATCGTGCAGCCGGCCGCAAGGCCACAGTCACTGCGGTCCAACCTCCGGGCCGCTACGGGGCGCTCGTGATCGATGACGGCGCCGTCAAGCAATTCCAGGAAAAGCCGGCGGGTGACGGGACGTGGATTAATGGCGGCTTCTTTGTGCTGGAGCTGGCCGCCATTGATTATATCGACTCCGATCTCACGGTATGGGAGCAGGAGCCTCTGCGGCGGCTCGCCCACGAAAACCAGCTGTCCGCATACCAACATACCGGCTTCTGGCAGCCCATGGACACTCTGCGCGAAAAGAGCCTGCTCGAAGATCTATGGGGCTCCGGAAAGGCACCGTGGAAAAGCTGGTGA
- the rfbG gene encoding CDP-glucose 4,6-dehydratase — protein sequence MTGHTGFKGSWLCLWLRALGAEPIGLALAPEMPNHWNLLGIDMPSHIVDIRDRHAVRKIIASSGAEIMFHMAAQPLVRRSYREPTDTWDVNVTGTVNVLDACRASETVKAIVCVTTDKCYENQEWIWGYRETDRLGGHDPYSSSKAAAEIAAASYRQSFFAQAGRLLATARAGNVIGGGDWSEDRLIPDLICAMTAGQQLEIRSPYATRPWQHVLECLAGYLMLGQSLLEGDAEAASAWNFGPDKDGNRPVLQVLETMKSHWPAIKWYQSVAQQPHEANLLYLDSSKARDLLGWRPILSFDESIDMTIAWYREFIGSGVIPSVRQLQDYCEKAVARGVPWSRDRQ from the coding sequence GTGACGGGACATACCGGCTTCAAGGGAAGCTGGCTGTGCCTTTGGCTTCGTGCGCTTGGCGCCGAGCCGATCGGCCTCGCCCTAGCCCCGGAGATGCCCAACCACTGGAACCTGCTCGGTATCGACATGCCTTCGCATATCGTCGACATCCGGGATCGACACGCAGTACGCAAGATCATCGCGTCGAGTGGTGCCGAGATAATGTTCCACATGGCGGCGCAACCTCTCGTCCGCCGCTCCTATCGCGAGCCGACCGACACTTGGGACGTGAACGTGACCGGAACGGTCAACGTGCTGGACGCGTGCCGCGCGAGCGAGACCGTGAAGGCCATCGTCTGCGTCACGACGGACAAGTGCTACGAAAACCAGGAATGGATCTGGGGTTATCGCGAGACAGACCGTTTGGGTGGTCACGACCCCTACAGCTCATCCAAGGCAGCAGCCGAGATTGCGGCTGCGAGCTACCGTCAGTCCTTTTTTGCTCAAGCGGGTCGGCTGCTCGCGACCGCACGGGCCGGCAATGTCATCGGCGGCGGCGACTGGTCCGAAGACCGACTGATTCCCGACCTTATTTGCGCAATGACTGCAGGGCAGCAGCTCGAGATTCGCTCGCCCTATGCCACGCGCCCCTGGCAGCATGTGCTCGAGTGTCTCGCCGGCTATCTCATGCTAGGACAGTCGCTGCTCGAAGGCGACGCGGAGGCGGCGAGCGCCTGGAATTTCGGGCCGGATAAAGATGGCAATCGCCCCGTTCTGCAAGTGCTAGAAACAATGAAGTCGCATTGGCCCGCGATCAAATGGTACCAATCGGTCGCGCAGCAGCCTCACGAGGCCAATCTGCTCTATCTCGATAGCAGCAAGGCGCGCGATCTACTGGGTTGGCGTCCGATCCTCTCTTTCGATGAATCCATCGATATGACCATCGCTTGGTATCGCGAATTCATCGGAAGCGGAGTCATACCGTCAGTCCGCCAACTGCAGGATTACTGCGAGAAGGCGGTTGCGCGCGGCGTACCCTGGTCGAGGGACCGCCAATGA
- a CDS encoding dTDP-4-dehydrorhamnose 3,5-epimerase family protein, with amino-acid sequence MKLSQTPISGLFVTESLALGDARGKFSRIFCERELAAAVGARTIRQANVSSTAVVGAIRGMHYQHAPRAEMKIVRCIQGRVFDVAVDLRRGSPTFLHWHGAELSQENGMAFIIPEGCAHGFQVLEPNSSLLYFHTEFYSPEHEAGVRHDDPRVAIAWPLPPTNLSVRDASHPPLDESFQGVSL; translated from the coding sequence ATGAAACTTTCGCAGACGCCGATTTCTGGCCTGTTCGTCACCGAAAGTCTCGCGCTCGGTGATGCACGTGGGAAGTTCTCGCGCATCTTCTGCGAGCGCGAACTCGCCGCCGCCGTCGGGGCGCGCACGATCCGTCAAGCGAATGTTTCATCGACTGCAGTGGTGGGCGCGATTCGCGGCATGCATTACCAGCACGCGCCGCGCGCCGAAATGAAGATCGTCCGCTGCATCCAGGGACGGGTATTCGATGTCGCTGTCGATCTGCGGCGGGGCTCTCCAACCTTTCTGCACTGGCATGGTGCCGAGCTGTCCCAGGAAAACGGTATGGCCTTCATCATTCCCGAGGGATGCGCGCACGGCTTCCAGGTGCTCGAGCCCAATTCCAGCCTTCTCTACTTTCATACCGAATTCTACTCACCAGAACATGAGGCCGGCGTGCGTCATGACGATCCGCGCGTGGCCATCGCATGGCCGCTGCCGCCGACCAATCTCTCCGTGCGGGATGCTAGCCATCCCCCTCTCGATGAAAGTTTCCAAGGAGTTTCCCTATGA
- a CDS encoding class I SAM-dependent methyltransferase, with the protein MKCRHCGNELKIVFLDLGHAPASNDYLDACQLTQSEIYNPLRLFVCEKCWLVQTDDYKKADDLFGRDYAYFSSTSQSWLRHAQGYCDMIEDRLGLTPSSFVIEVASNDGYLLKNFVAKGIPCLGVEPTDSTADAAEKVGVPVLRKFFEADTARELQSTGQSADLICGNNVYAHVPDINDFTAGLEIALKPGGTITLEFPHLMRLIESVQFDTVYHEHFSYLSLQAVKRIFERAGLRIFDVDEIPTHGGSLRVYGCHTDDPRTTSSRVAVLLTQEETFGLTKLDTYRGFQEKADIIKNDILSFLLEQKRNGKSVAAYGAAAKGNTLMNYAGLKTDLIAFVCDAAPSKQGKFMPGSHIPILHPNELARRKPDWVIILPWNIAPEIVEAQAAVRDWGARFVVAIPKLTVLS; encoded by the coding sequence ATGAAGTGCCGCCATTGCGGAAACGAGCTCAAGATCGTCTTCTTGGACCTGGGCCACGCTCCGGCATCGAACGACTATCTGGATGCGTGCCAGCTCACGCAATCGGAAATCTACAACCCGCTGCGCCTGTTCGTCTGCGAGAAGTGCTGGCTCGTCCAGACCGATGACTACAAGAAGGCCGATGACCTTTTTGGCCGCGACTATGCATATTTCTCGTCGACTTCTCAGAGCTGGTTACGCCATGCGCAGGGCTATTGCGACATGATCGAGGACCGACTCGGCCTGACGCCATCGAGCTTCGTCATCGAGGTCGCTTCGAATGACGGCTATCTCCTCAAAAACTTCGTCGCCAAAGGCATCCCGTGCCTGGGTGTCGAGCCGACTGACAGCACCGCCGATGCCGCCGAGAAAGTCGGCGTGCCGGTGCTGCGCAAGTTCTTCGAAGCCGACACGGCACGTGAACTGCAGAGCACAGGGCAATCGGCAGATCTGATCTGCGGCAACAACGTCTACGCTCATGTACCCGACATCAACGACTTCACGGCGGGCCTGGAGATCGCGCTCAAGCCTGGCGGGACCATCACCCTCGAGTTCCCGCACCTGATGCGTCTCATCGAGAGTGTCCAGTTCGATACCGTGTATCACGAGCATTTCTCTTATCTCTCGCTTCAGGCAGTGAAGCGGATCTTCGAGCGCGCCGGCCTGCGCATTTTCGATGTAGACGAGATCCCAACACATGGTGGTAGCCTGCGCGTCTATGGATGCCATACGGACGATCCACGCACGACGTCGTCGCGTGTCGCAGTGCTTTTAACGCAGGAGGAGACATTCGGACTGACGAAGCTCGATACCTACCGCGGCTTCCAAGAAAAGGCAGACATCATCAAGAACGACATCCTGTCATTCCTCCTAGAGCAAAAGCGGAACGGCAAATCGGTGGCTGCTTATGGTGCAGCGGCCAAGGGCAACACACTTATGAACTATGCCGGTCTCAAGACGGACCTCATCGCATTCGTCTGCGATGCGGCCCCGTCGAAGCAGGGCAAGTTCATGCCTGGGAGCCACATTCCGATCCTGCATCCAAACGAACTCGCAAGGCGCAAGCCTGACTGGGTCATCATTCTGCCGTGGAACATCGCTCCTGAGATCGTTGAAGCTCAGGCGGCTGTTCGCGATTGGGGCGCGCGCTTCGTGGTCGCCATCCCGAAACTGACCGTCTTGTCGTGA
- a CDS encoding NAD-dependent epimerase/dehydratase family protein, protein MKIAVSGATGFVGRHVVERLLGDGHDIVAIARDSGKGAAMPWADRVTFVPYDLYRNPGALTARMECPHVFVHLAWPGLPNYRGLFNLTENLVAEIALFRHLLEWGVPHLVVAGTCLEYGLQFGPLAEDGETRPTTPYGLAKDTLRKTLQLMQATQPFTLQWMRLFYMYGPGQSEQSLLSQLDRALAEARETFDMSQGDQLRDYLPIEGVADRFARVIGQKAVSGVINCCSGHPISVFDLIQRHLTANSKTIRLNRGVYPYPDYEAMAFWGQPVQLRSLGFP, encoded by the coding sequence GTGAAAATCGCAGTTTCCGGAGCGACGGGCTTCGTAGGCCGGCACGTCGTTGAACGGCTCCTCGGTGATGGCCACGATATCGTAGCTATCGCCCGCGATTCTGGGAAGGGTGCGGCGATGCCGTGGGCCGATCGCGTAACGTTCGTGCCCTACGACCTATATCGCAATCCAGGCGCGCTCACGGCGCGCATGGAATGCCCGCATGTCTTCGTGCACCTCGCATGGCCAGGACTGCCGAACTATCGCGGTCTATTCAATCTCACCGAGAATCTCGTGGCCGAGATCGCCCTGTTCCGGCACCTTCTCGAATGGGGGGTACCACACCTGGTCGTTGCGGGCACCTGCCTCGAATACGGCCTGCAATTCGGGCCTCTTGCTGAGGACGGTGAGACCCGGCCGACCACACCCTACGGTCTCGCCAAGGACACGCTGCGCAAGACCCTCCAGCTCATGCAGGCGACGCAGCCCTTCACACTGCAGTGGATGCGCCTCTTCTACATGTACGGACCCGGACAATCCGAGCAGAGCCTGCTCTCCCAGCTCGACCGCGCTCTCGCGGAGGCGCGCGAAACCTTCGACATGTCGCAAGGCGACCAGTTGCGGGACTATCTGCCAATAGAGGGGGTCGCCGACCGCTTTGCCCGCGTGATCGGCCAGAAGGCAGTTTCCGGTGTGATCAATTGCTGCAGCGGACATCCAATCTCGGTATTCGATCTCATCCAGCGCCACCTCACCGCCAACTCGAAGACTATCCGCCTGAACAGAGGCGTCTATCCCTATCCCGACTATGAGGCGATGGCCTTCTGGGGTCAGCCAGTTCAACTCCGGAGTTTGGGCTTTCCATAG